GCGGACGATGCATCACCCCGagccgggaggggcgggggcggagcggggcggctcGGTACGGCCCGGCACAGCCCGCCCCGCTGCCAGCGCCGCGCTGCCGCCTCATGGAACCGCACGGGCCCGGCTGCCCCGGCAGCGTCCTCTTCGGTAagtggcggcgggggggcggttAGAGAGACCAGAGAGACACATGGGGGCGATAAACTGGGGGGTAGGAGAGAGACCGCGGGGAATAGGGAGAGTTTGGGAAGTAGCGGGGACGGCGTGGAGGCAGGAAAGACACGTGGGTGGGGAATTGACTAGGGGGGGCGGACAGGTGGGGGGGCAATAGGGACACGGGGAGTCGGGGGGGGTGCAAAAGAGAGAGCTGGGGGCGGCAGAGACACGCGGAGGGCGAGGGCAAGAGAGACACGTGGGTCCGGAGGGACACGTGGAGGGCATTACTGAGCCCTGGGGGGTGGGTACTAgccgtgccggggctggggggggagcactgggggagaGAGACACGGCCGGGACGGGGCACGGGGTGAGGGCGGCCGGCGAGGCCCTGGCGTTCGGGGAGCGGGGACCGGGGCGGAGGGACACGTGTATGGCCGCAACTGGGAGGCAGCGGGCACGTAGTGGGGGTCCTGGGGCGgtttgggggtcggggggggaacAACTGCGTGGGGTCTTGGTGTTCTTGTGAGTGCAGAGGGCTGGAagtaattggggggggggggggggggctggttttCGCTGGTGCTCCTCTGTTTTATCCCCCGCGCATTGGGTGGGTGCCCTCCGGCCGGGGGCGGGTGCATAGCCGTGTCCCCCCTCTCCGGGGATCTTTGGGCTGGGGGATGTTTAAAACCCCCGCGACACGTGGCCCTGCGCTGCTCCCGAGCGTGTGTGCGACCAGGCGTGGGCAGGCGCGTCCCGGGCTGCTCCCGGCCCGAAGCAcctcagggcgggggggggcggagcagcaggacacacacacacacacacacacacacacacacccccgggcCTTTAATGCGCCTGGATTTCGGTCCTTGCCCTGGTGAGCTGACTGCATGAGGGCGGCTGGGAagagcccctgccctgggctgtgtcTGCTGAGGCCCATTTCCTCCTTTTCCGTGCCAAACGCCGGGTCTGGTATGCGGGGCTCAGGTCCGCGTTTTCCCGATCTGCTTCACATTGGTGAATCATCCTGCAACAACCAAACACGCCCAGGAcactctgcctctccttcctccccacgcTCGGCTGAGTCCTGATCCCGAGCGTTGAGGACATAATTTTGCATCTCccttcttggttttggtttgtttgggtttttttgttgtgttttgttttggtttggtttttttagctgtTTGGAGAAATATGTAATAAAATCTGTCTGGAGGCTTGCCTTGAGGGACTGGCTCCTTGCAGCCTGGCCCAGCGTCCTCCCCTTGGACTGTTCCTCATCGCTCAGGTCTCACGCTCCGTGTCTCTGCCTCCAGACTCTCACCAGAGCAAATGttttggggacactggggagagcagagctgcctctctctctcctccctctcccgtTGTCCAGAGCAGTGTGCCCTGGCTGTGCGCCTGTGCAGGGGATGAGCCTTGCCCTGTCTGTGCTCAGGGGTTTTGGGTGCCCCTGGGCACTGCTTGGTTTGGGGACAACAAGTTTTGTCCCTGTATGGTGCTGAGCCAGGTGCATAATTCTTAGGGATGCTTTATCCTGGAGCCCAGGGTGCCCTGGCCTGAGGCTGCTCCTGAGCGtgagaaaataaagtgttttagGGATGCCATGGGGCTGTCCAGCCAGGACTCGCCCTGGGAACCCTTTGCTCATGGCGCTTGGTGCCATGTAACGGCTGCTGCAGCTTTTCCCATCTCCTCTTTCCAGGCTGTGAGCTGACTGCCAGTACCAAGTCCTACACCTTTCAGGTGGACGAGAAAGATGACACTGACCATATTTTGGCCCTGTCTGTGGTAAGAGAAATGAGAATTAACTATGCTTGTCCCCTCCCATGGTGTCCCACAGCCTCGTTCCTCCTTCCCAGTCTCATTCCCCCTTTTCTGGCCAGGCTGGACCAGGGGACTACCTTGGTTGAGGTCTCAGCACTGGCTGTTCTCAGGACAGGGCACAGCGCTGTCACGTTTATGGAGGTGCTTGAGCAAAGCCAGTGGCGTCAGGAGGCTTCTCAGCAGGGGAATACTCCAGACATGGGGTggaggaaagtatttttttccttatatttgaCCTTGCTGAAGCCTCCTGCTAGAAGAATGTGGCCCCCCCTCACCAGCTGGGCCTCTGACTTGTCAGCCTCCAAGCCCAAGTAGATGCAGGGCTTCATTCCTGGCTCTCCCTGGGGGATGCTTTCTGTCCTGGGAGCACAGGACCTGCCACCATGGATCAGATCAGCAGAAAATGCAGTCCAGGTGGTATCTCTTGAGGCTGaggatcagctgtcccagctgggAAAGGCACAGAGCCCCTCTGGATGCCGTCGGGGGCaattgctgtgggggaaggcggGTTGGGGGGGTGCTCTGTGCTCTCCTTATTTTGTGGAGCAGCATCCTCACACCTTGCACAGCAGCTGGGCTGGTAGCATTGCTGTGGGTCTCCTGTCCCATGGAGAgccccagctgtccctgctgtgtcccctggGAGTGCAGTAGTTCATGATCTCCACTCCCACCCAGGTCTGCCTCACGGACGGTGCCAAGGATGAGTGCAACGTGGTGGAGGTCGTTGGGCGAAACCACGAGAACCAGGAGATCGCTGTGCCCGTGGCGAATCTGAAGTTGTCATGCCAGCCCTTGGTAAGAGGTTGTTTTGAAGACTCAGGTGGCAATGGCTGCAGGGAACTGAAGGTCTCTGGATGTTTGTAGACCTTTCCGCTAGCACCCTGACCATGAGTTGGTCTGCAGCTCGCGGGGAAGTGCCCTGGGTAGTCTTGGCCTGGCTGCAGATGCTCTCAGAAGGACATGTTTAGCTGGGCTAGGTGCTGTGCTGGGGACTGCGGGTCATTCTGCCTCTGCCCCTATGTCGTGGCTTAACCCCAACCAGCAACTAAGCACTGTGCAGTGGCTCGCTCACCCACCCCTgatgggatgggggaaagaatcagagtaaaagtgagaaaactcgtgggttgggataaaggcagtttaataagtaaagcaaaagccgcgcattcaagcaaagcaaaacaaggaattcattcactgcttcccatgggaaggcaggtgttcagccatctccaggaaagcagggctccatcacacgtaacggttacttgggaagacaaatgctatCACTCCGAacatcttcccttctttcttccctcagctttatatgctgagcgtGACACGACatggtctgggatatccctttgctcagttggggtcagctgtccgggctgtgtctcctcccaactttttgtgcacccccagcctgcccactGGTGGGGTGATGTGGGGAGAAAAGGCCATGATGCTGTGCAAGCGCTGCTcggcaataacaaaaacatccctgtattatcaacactgttcccAGCACCAATCCAAAACATATCCCCATGCCGGctactgtaaagaaaattaaccctACCCCAGCCAAACCCGGCACACCTAACTCAGCTCCATCTCTATTTGCAGCTGAGTCTGGACAACTTCAAGCTGCAGCCCCCGGTCACCTTCCGCCTGGCAGCGGGCTCTGGCCCGGTACACCTCGCTGGCTGGCACCGGATCAGTAAGGACTTGTGTGTGGGGAAAGGCTTGGGAGGAGCGAGGGGTGTGGAAAGGCTCCCCCCAGCGTGAACACCGACTGGAGAGCCCCTGGGAGATGGTGCTGCTCCACACGTGTGCTTGGTGCCTCCTTTGGGCTGGTTCCCCAGGGGCCATCTCCTTGCAGGGATTACTTCCCTGCCGTAAAGCCGTGCATGGGAAAAAGGGATATGGATGACCCGCACTGTCCCCTTTTCTCATGGCTCGCTGTCGCCAGCCCCTTCTGGGACATCCCTCCAACTGCGATACAGCTTGTTGCCCACAAG
The sequence above is a segment of the Larus michahellis chromosome 6, bLarMic1.1, whole genome shotgun sequence genome. Coding sequences within it:
- the NPM3 gene encoding LOW QUALITY PROTEIN: nucleoplasmin-3 (The sequence of the model RefSeq protein was modified relative to this genomic sequence to represent the inferred CDS: inserted 2 bases in 1 codon) — encoded protein: MRTMHHPEPGXGRGRSGAARYGPAQPAPLPAPRCRLMEPHGPGCPGSVLFGCELTASTKSYTFQVDEKDDTDHILALSVVCLTDGAKDECNVVEVVGRNHENQEIAVPVANLKLSCQPLLSLDNFKLQPPVTFRLAAGSGPVHLAGWHRIMHREDASFEEDDDDLSEEDEEEEKELAPIMPAKK